A single bacterium DNA region contains:
- a CDS encoding nuclear transport factor 2 family protein: MNEPNEIEAVRRVIEQYVEGSQGNLETLKAVFHSDARMTGYLGDTLILGTPQPFFDAVENAATPESLAGYKAEIRSIEVVGHAASATLVETGFLGSDFTDFFHLIRENGTWKIISKTFHQGG; encoded by the coding sequence ATGAATGAGCCAAACGAGATCGAAGCGGTACGTCGGGTGATCGAGCAGTATGTCGAAGGCAGCCAGGGAAACCTCGAAACCCTGAAGGCCGTCTTTCATTCCGACGCGCGCATGACCGGCTATCTGGGAGACACACTGATCCTCGGCACCCCGCAACCCTTCTTCGACGCGGTCGAGAACGCTGCAACGCCGGAGTCGCTGGCGGGATACAAGGCGGAGATCCGATCGATCGAAGTGGTGGGCCATGCGGCCAGCGCCACGCTGGTCGAGACCGGTTTCCTGGGCAGCGACTTCACCGACTTCTTCCACCTGATCCGGGAGAACGGCACCTGGAAGATCATCAGCAAGACCTTCCACCAGGGCGGCTAA
- a CDS encoding AraC family transcriptional regulator: protein MPIVYAAELVTLLEEEGFSEADVLRRTGISRSQLRDPDEFISHPQQVRLYENALALSPEPGLGFRLAARFTPGHHGVLGHAALCARTVREEFRLMLRYTPIRGFLLDLGLSERDGIAILTARDILPLGPVHVVAVEELLGMLANPLPLWKQGLHPTEILLDYPAPAHRAQYEKLYDCAIRFACDEVEFRFPSEDLEIPSEMPNAEMLRICEERCQAILERLGSGGRIVESVRSHLVAARDGFRLETVAARMTMSPRTLRRRLREEGTSFRGVVGDVRKSLALDYLESSDLPLEEIAGLLGYEDAANFNRAFRTWVGDSPGRYRDKLRAGHAS from the coding sequence GTGCCTATCGTCTACGCGGCCGAACTCGTCACCCTGCTCGAGGAAGAGGGGTTTTCCGAAGCAGATGTCTTGAGGCGGACGGGAATCTCGCGAAGTCAGCTTCGCGATCCGGACGAGTTCATCAGCCATCCCCAACAGGTCCGCCTCTACGAGAACGCACTCGCCCTGTCCCCGGAGCCGGGTCTAGGTTTTCGACTCGCGGCTCGCTTCACGCCGGGCCACCACGGGGTGCTCGGGCACGCCGCTCTGTGTGCGCGGACTGTGCGCGAAGAGTTTCGGCTCATGCTGCGCTACACGCCGATCCGCGGTTTCCTGCTCGACCTCGGTCTCTCCGAGCGGGACGGGATCGCAATACTGACGGCCCGCGACATCCTGCCGCTCGGTCCGGTCCACGTGGTTGCGGTCGAAGAACTGCTGGGAATGCTCGCCAATCCGCTGCCCCTTTGGAAACAGGGACTTCATCCGACGGAAATCCTGCTCGACTATCCGGCCCCCGCGCATCGCGCGCAGTACGAGAAGCTCTACGACTGTGCGATTCGCTTCGCGTGCGACGAAGTCGAGTTTCGCTTCCCCAGTGAAGATCTCGAGATTCCGTCCGAAATGCCCAACGCGGAGATGCTGCGAATCTGCGAGGAACGCTGCCAGGCGATCCTGGAGCGTCTGGGATCCGGAGGACGTATCGTCGAAAGCGTGCGCAGTCACCTCGTGGCTGCGCGGGACGGCTTCAGGCTCGAAACCGTGGCCGCGCGGATGACCATGAGCCCGAGGACCCTACGCCGCAGATTGCGCGAAGAGGGTACGAGCTTTCGCGGTGTCGTAGGGGATGTTCGCAAGAGTCTGGCGCTCGACTACCTGGAGTCATCCGATCTCCCGCTCGAAGAGATCGCCGGCCTGCTCGGCTACGAGGACGCGGCCAATTTCAATCGCGCCTTCCGCACGTGGGTAGGCGACTCTCCCGGTCGCTACCGCGACAAACTCAGGGCAGGGCACGCGTCCTGA
- a CDS encoding helix-turn-helix transcriptional regulator, translating into MEKQIAISALAALAQETRLDAFRVLVQAGLEGLPAGAIGAELGIGSATLSFHLKELKSAGLIRCERQGRSRIYSPDISAVNELIDFLTANCCRRADGSGSNGDECKLGSRVEC; encoded by the coding sequence ATGGAAAAACAAATCGCGATCAGCGCACTCGCCGCCCTGGCCCAGGAAACCCGCCTGGACGCTTTTCGCGTGCTCGTGCAGGCCGGGCTCGAAGGTCTGCCGGCCGGAGCCATCGGCGCCGAGCTCGGCATCGGTTCGGCAACGCTTTCTTTCCACCTGAAGGAACTCAAGAGCGCGGGCTTGATCCGTTGCGAGCGACAGGGCAGGTCGAGGATCTACAGCCCCGATATTTCTGCCGTGAATGAATTGATCGATTTCCTGACTGCAAACTGCTGTCGCCGCGCAGACGGTTCTGGCTCGAACGGCGATGAGTGCAAGCTAGGCAGCCGGGTCGAGTGTTAG
- a CDS encoding amidohydrolase family protein, with amino-acid sequence MGRLLIRAGCIVSLDPDIGDLPRGDVLIENGKILAVGPKLEAGDVEVVDASDTIVLPGFVDTHRHVWQAAARSVTADWSLMDYFRGIRMRVATTFRPQDMYAAQYAGALEALDAGVTTVVDYCHNLLTPDHAWESIRGLRDAGLRAVWCFGFNSPPGMKSHWESREEMAKFAGEIAAEHFASRDALLSFGIAPEEPGLAPPEACEFQYRTARELDARITQHVNCVRVGRDPEEVSRLLAPRDLLGPDVLLVHMGYTTDEEWRMVADSGAAVSFTPETELQMGMGIPSTGVVRRFDIIPTYGADIVSNNSGDMFFPLRLALQVERGVANTRIVEAGSMPEGVTVSCREILEWGTLGGAKAAGLERQIGSLTPGKQADLVLIRSDGIGFAGWNQRDPLANVVLQANASNVDTVLVGGEIVKRNGVLCADATAARELLADAARHVARETEALGGFHVPGSGIEIP; translated from the coding sequence GTGGGACGCTTGTTGATCCGCGCGGGCTGCATCGTCAGCCTCGACCCCGATATCGGAGATCTTCCGCGGGGCGACGTCCTGATCGAAAACGGGAAGATCCTCGCAGTGGGGCCGAAGCTCGAAGCGGGCGACGTCGAGGTGGTCGATGCGAGCGACACGATCGTGCTGCCGGGCTTCGTCGACACCCATCGCCACGTCTGGCAGGCGGCCGCACGCAGCGTCACGGCCGACTGGTCGCTCATGGATTACTTCCGCGGCATTCGCATGCGCGTGGCCACGACCTTCCGTCCTCAGGACATGTACGCAGCCCAGTATGCGGGAGCTCTGGAAGCACTCGACGCGGGCGTCACGACCGTCGTGGACTACTGCCACAATCTGCTGACGCCGGATCACGCCTGGGAATCCATCCGAGGCCTGCGAGATGCGGGCCTGCGCGCGGTCTGGTGCTTCGGCTTCAATTCGCCTCCGGGCATGAAGTCGCACTGGGAGAGCCGCGAGGAGATGGCGAAGTTCGCGGGCGAGATCGCGGCCGAGCACTTCGCTTCCAGGGATGCGCTGCTGAGCTTCGGAATCGCGCCAGAAGAACCGGGACTCGCGCCGCCGGAGGCCTGCGAGTTTCAGTACCGGACGGCCCGCGAACTCGATGCGCGCATCACCCAACACGTTAACTGTGTGCGCGTAGGAAGGGATCCCGAAGAAGTTTCAAGACTCCTGGCCCCCCGTGACCTGCTGGGCCCCGACGTGCTTCTGGTCCACATGGGCTATACGACGGACGAGGAGTGGCGCATGGTCGCCGACTCCGGGGCCGCAGTCTCATTCACGCCCGAGACGGAACTGCAGATGGGCATGGGCATCCCGTCCACGGGCGTCGTGCGCCGCTTCGACATCATTCCGACCTATGGGGCCGACATCGTCTCGAACAACAGCGGCGATATGTTCTTCCCGTTGCGCCTGGCGCTGCAGGTCGAGCGCGGCGTCGCCAATACGCGCATCGTCGAAGCCGGAAGCATGCCGGAGGGCGTGACCGTCAGCTGTCGAGAGATCCTCGAATGGGGAACTCTGGGCGGAGCGAAAGCCGCGGGACTCGAGCGACAGATCGGTAGCCTCACACCGGGCAAGCAGGCCGACCTGGTGCTGATCCGCAGCGACGGCATCGGCTTTGCGGGATGGAACCAACGGGATCCGCTCGCGAACGTGGTGCTCCAGGCGAATGCGAGCAACGTCGACACCGTGCTCGTGGGCGGCGAGATCGTGAAGCGCAACGGTGTACTGTGTGCAGATGCTACGGCCGCGCGCGAGCTCCTCGCGGATGCGGCTCGCCACGTGGCACGCGAGACCGAGGCCCTGGGCGGCTTCCACGTCCCGGGCTCCGGCATCGAAATCCCCTGA
- a CDS encoding cytochrome c, whose translation MSTRKGACFALLALFLSTPVFPGFAEESRKLEVNLGTPVSEAQLRARAITIFPDGRNLPPGSGRAREGAVLYRGRCRLCHGETGTEGPASRLAGSDGFLSLRDPLRVLRIQKHPLLVLSVGAQWPYATSIFDYVRRAMPHNAPKSLSHDEVYALTAYILYLNGLVEEQTVVDKQTLPRVQMPGLARSVDLWRGP comes from the coding sequence ATGTCTACGCGTAAAGGCGCTTGCTTCGCTCTCCTGGCGTTGTTCTTGTCGACGCCCGTCTTTCCGGGTTTCGCCGAGGAATCGCGGAAACTCGAAGTGAATCTCGGCACCCCCGTGAGCGAAGCACAGCTTCGCGCACGTGCCATCACCATCTTTCCGGACGGACGCAATCTGCCGCCGGGCAGCGGTCGGGCACGCGAGGGGGCGGTGTTGTATCGGGGTCGTTGCCGCCTGTGCCACGGCGAAACGGGTACCGAGGGTCCGGCTTCGCGACTGGCGGGCTCCGACGGTTTTCTGAGTCTCCGCGATCCTCTGCGAGTTCTGCGAATCCAGAAGCATCCGCTCCTGGTGCTGTCGGTAGGTGCCCAGTGGCCCTACGCGACGTCGATCTTTGACTACGTGCGCAGGGCGATGCCCCACAACGCACCCAAGAGCCTCAGTCACGACGAGGTCTACGCCCTGACCGCGTACATCCTGTACCTCAACGGTCTGGTCGAGGAGCAGACCGTCGTCGACAAGCAGACTCTTCCCCGAGTCCAGATGCCCGGACTCGCACGCAGCGTCGATCTCTGGCGGGGCCCGTAG
- a CDS encoding SDR family oxidoreductase: protein MSVVMITGCSRASGFGQRTGLAFAKAGCEVYVTMRRSERGESLEKQCAAQGLKLFAIEQDVTDPESNRRAVAEVLERSGRVDVLVNNAAIGGFGALETVSDEKYRAVFETNFFGSVDATRAVLPAMRAQGTGRILFVTSLAGCIGLPGETAYSASKFALEGMAEGLSYEVKRFGIDISIIAPAFFDTGMSANTEMEGQYQKGTPYDAFNEQIAASTTEGENSGEDPELVANTILEAATTAQPRLRWWPGELGPGFAAARRQMSDDEWQAMLTGEMKLGWWVEGREAE from the coding sequence ATGTCCGTCGTAATGATCACGGGTTGCAGCCGGGCCAGCGGTTTCGGTCAGCGAACCGGTCTGGCCTTCGCGAAGGCGGGTTGCGAAGTCTACGTGACGATGCGCCGATCCGAACGCGGCGAGTCGCTGGAAAAGCAATGCGCCGCACAGGGCCTGAAGCTTTTCGCAATCGAACAGGACGTGACCGACCCGGAGTCCAATCGCCGGGCCGTCGCCGAAGTGCTCGAGCGATCGGGGCGCGTGGACGTGCTGGTCAACAACGCGGCGATCGGTGGGTTCGGGGCACTCGAGACGGTGTCAGACGAAAAGTACCGGGCCGTCTTCGAGACCAACTTCTTCGGATCGGTCGATGCCACGCGCGCGGTCCTGCCCGCGATGCGTGCGCAGGGGACCGGGCGCATCCTCTTCGTGACCTCGCTGGCCGGTTGCATCGGTCTGCCCGGGGAGACGGCCTACTCGGCCAGCAAGTTCGCTCTCGAAGGCATGGCCGAGGGCCTTTCGTACGAGGTCAAGCGCTTCGGAATCGATATCAGCATCATCGCCCCGGCCTTCTTCGACACCGGCATGAGCGCGAACACGGAAATGGAAGGGCAGTATCAGAAGGGCACCCCGTACGATGCCTTCAACGAACAGATCGCGGCATCGACGACCGAAGGTGAGAATTCCGGCGAGGATCCGGAACTCGTGGCCAACACCATCCTGGAAGCCGCGACCACGGCGCAGCCCCGGCTCCGCTGGTGGCCCGGTGAACTGGGCCCGGGATTCGCTGCGGCTCGCCGCCAGATGAGCGATGACGAATGGCAGGCAATGCTCACCGGCGAGATGAAACTCGGCTGGTGGGTCGAGGGGCGTGAAGCGGAATAG
- a CDS encoding aromatic ring-hydroxylating dioxygenase subunit alpha, producing MSEILTAAEIAAVREQPERASLLPARCYTDPDFYELEKERMFRRSWLAVGRAEQIANPGDYFNIDLFGEPLILVHDQGGTIRALSNICPHRWMLLVGHDEESTFPFKSQSCGNRNSFQCPFHLWSFDLEGKMLGAPGMEQAQDFDKKRWSLPQFPAELWGGFIFVNLDTNAAPLAPQLAPLVPEVEGYELERLRMLEPIDYDCDWNWKMSVEAGSESYHHIGLHQDIIEDLMPGAMSEIEPPRGPYSLYWNPTKDRSPIPGDYPPPAGLSERELYSLKLVTIFPYTMFFMVPGYTAYLQLIPDSHDHHRLRYIPLVHPNIDQHPDPEKVGEDIRALLDAVHQQDMAGGRYCWAGAQSRLAKPGRVSHLETQLWQMHNWLLDQIEKP from the coding sequence ATGAGTGAGATCCTGACGGCCGCCGAAATCGCCGCAGTCCGCGAACAGCCCGAGCGCGCTTCGCTGCTACCGGCTCGTTGCTACACGGATCCCGATTTCTACGAACTCGAGAAGGAGCGCATGTTCCGGCGCAGCTGGCTGGCGGTGGGACGCGCCGAGCAGATCGCGAACCCCGGGGACTACTTCAACATCGACCTTTTCGGCGAACCGCTGATCCTGGTCCACGACCAGGGTGGAACGATCCGGGCACTGTCCAATATCTGCCCGCATCGCTGGATGCTGCTGGTCGGGCACGACGAAGAGTCGACGTTTCCCTTCAAGAGCCAGTCGTGCGGCAACCGCAATTCGTTCCAGTGCCCGTTCCACCTGTGGTCGTTCGACCTGGAAGGCAAGATGCTAGGCGCACCGGGCATGGAGCAGGCGCAGGACTTCGACAAGAAGCGCTGGAGCCTGCCTCAGTTCCCCGCCGAACTCTGGGGCGGCTTCATCTTCGTGAACCTGGACACCAACGCGGCCCCCCTCGCCCCACAACTGGCCCCCCTGGTCCCCGAGGTCGAGGGATATGAACTCGAGCGGCTGCGCATGCTGGAACCGATCGACTACGACTGTGACTGGAACTGGAAGATGAGCGTGGAAGCCGGTTCCGAGTCGTACCACCACATCGGATTGCACCAGGACATCATCGAAGATCTCATGCCGGGTGCGATGTCAGAGATCGAGCCCCCTCGCGGCCCCTACTCCCTGTACTGGAATCCGACCAAGGACCGCAGTCCAATCCCCGGCGATTATCCGCCGCCCGCGGGACTTTCCGAACGCGAACTCTACTCGCTGAAGCTCGTGACGATCTTCCCGTACACGATGTTCTTCATGGTGCCTGGATACACGGCCTACCTGCAGTTGATTCCGGATTCCCACGATCACCATCGATTGCGCTACATCCCGCTGGTTCACCCCAACATCGATCAGCATCCCGATCCGGAGAAGGTCGGCGAGGATATCCGAGCACTGCTCGACGCAGTCCACCAGCAAGACATGGCCGGAGGCCGCTACTGCTGGGCCGGTGCGCAATCGCGCCTGGCAAAACCCGGACGCGTCTCGCACCTGGAGACTCAACTCTGGCAGATGCACAACTGGCTTCTCGATCAGATCGAAAAACCCTAG
- a CDS encoding TauD/TfdA family dioxygenase, with protein sequence MTAILNEPLKDATVWKSADIVERSDWLHTLDRAELDDIDAALSHAKATGKPATELTRDDFPLKALLPQIERWMKVLHRGAGFINVKGLPVDRYSEEDLEKVHWGIGTYMGTGVSQNAAGDLLSHIRDVGANPGDRSKRLYKTNIELGFHSDGSDIVALLCLKQAPWGGKNRLASCGAIYNEILQRRSDLIPLLYENFSWDRNEEQGPGEDPFFNLPICSYHDGLLRFFYIGWYIRNAQRHAQVPRLSAEQIQLLDLIDEIALDPEFHLEFRLVPGEIAYLKNSAALHMRTAYEDYEEPELKRHLIRMWLTAHGHWADSDAFVQQGIPVRDGVASDVEDISRDDGA encoded by the coding sequence ATGACCGCGATTCTCAACGAGCCTCTCAAGGACGCCACTGTCTGGAAGAGCGCCGACATTGTCGAACGGAGCGACTGGCTTCACACGCTCGACCGGGCTGAACTCGATGATATCGACGCCGCGCTCTCCCATGCGAAGGCGACGGGCAAGCCGGCGACCGAACTGACCCGAGACGACTTCCCGCTAAAGGCCCTGCTTCCCCAGATCGAACGCTGGATGAAGGTGCTGCACCGCGGAGCCGGCTTCATCAATGTAAAGGGCCTGCCGGTGGACCGTTACAGCGAGGAAGACCTGGAAAAGGTCCACTGGGGAATCGGGACCTATATGGGCACGGGGGTGTCCCAGAACGCAGCGGGCGACCTGCTGAGCCACATCCGAGACGTGGGGGCCAATCCCGGGGATCGATCCAAGCGGCTCTACAAGACGAACATCGAACTGGGCTTCCACAGCGATGGTTCCGACATCGTCGCGCTACTCTGCCTCAAGCAGGCGCCATGGGGCGGCAAGAACCGCCTGGCGAGTTGCGGGGCGATCTACAACGAGATCTTGCAACGCCGATCCGATCTGATCCCCTTGCTCTACGAGAACTTCTCCTGGGACCGCAACGAGGAGCAGGGCCCGGGCGAGGACCCGTTCTTCAATCTGCCGATCTGCTCCTACCACGACGGGCTCCTGCGCTTCTTCTACATCGGCTGGTATATCCGCAATGCACAACGCCACGCCCAGGTGCCGCGGCTCTCGGCTGAACAGATTCAGTTGCTCGATCTGATCGACGAGATCGCACTCGACCCGGAGTTCCATCTGGAGTTCCGGCTCGTTCCCGGCGAGATCGCCTATCTGAAGAACAGCGCCGCCCTGCACATGCGCACCGCCTACGAGGACTATGAGGAGCCGGAACTCAAGCGCCATCTGATCCGCATGTGGCTCACCGCGCACGGTCACTGGGCCGACAGCGACGCCTTCGTGCAGCAGGGCATCCCCGTCAGAGACGGCGTCGCATCCGACGTCGAAGACATCTCCAGAGATGATGGCGCATGA
- a CDS encoding MBL fold metallo-hydrolase, translating to MHSLGNGAYAWLAPDGSWGWSNAGLIVDGEESLLVDTLYDLVLTGEMLDAMRAAEPRAAGAIGTLVNTHANGDHCHGNQLVKGAEIIASSASAEEMSELPPEAMAGLMRSVKDDPSPMGRFFRQCFGAFDFEGIQHTPPTRTFEGELSVRVGDKDVELIQVGPAHTRGDVLVHVPDDRTVFTGDILFIDGTPIIWAGPVQRWIDACLKIESMDVETVVPGHGPITDRSGAAAVRGYLEFIRDEARKRFDAGLDAMEACKDIALGDYSAWGDAERIAVNVDRLYAEFSGDSSKPDLPVLWSRMAELAGI from the coding sequence CTGCACTCGCTCGGAAACGGTGCCTATGCCTGGCTGGCGCCCGACGGTTCCTGGGGCTGGAGCAACGCCGGATTGATCGTGGATGGCGAAGAGTCCCTGCTCGTCGACACGCTCTACGACCTGGTGCTGACCGGCGAAATGCTCGACGCCATGCGCGCTGCCGAGCCCCGCGCGGCGGGCGCGATCGGCACCCTGGTCAATACCCACGCGAACGGAGACCACTGTCACGGCAACCAGCTCGTGAAGGGCGCGGAGATCATCGCCTCCAGCGCTTCCGCAGAAGAGATGAGCGAGTTGCCGCCGGAGGCCATGGCCGGATTGATGAGGTCGGTCAAAGACGATCCGAGTCCGATGGGCCGCTTCTTCCGCCAGTGCTTCGGCGCTTTCGATTTCGAGGGAATCCAGCACACGCCACCGACTCGCACTTTCGAAGGCGAGCTGAGCGTACGTGTGGGCGACAAGGACGTGGAATTGATCCAGGTGGGCCCCGCTCATACGCGTGGCGACGTATTGGTCCATGTGCCCGACGATCGCACCGTGTTCACCGGAGACATTCTTTTCATCGATGGCACTCCCATCATCTGGGCCGGTCCGGTGCAGCGCTGGATCGATGCCTGTTTGAAGATCGAGAGCATGGACGTGGAGACGGTCGTTCCCGGCCACGGGCCGATCACCGACCGAAGCGGAGCCGCCGCGGTACGAGGCTATCTGGAGTTCATCCGAGACGAGGCGCGGAAGCGTTTCGACGCCGGGCTGGATGCCATGGAAGCCTGCAAGGACATCGCACTCGGGGACTACTCGGCCTGGGGCGATGCCGAGCGCATCGCGGTAAATGTGGATCGGCTCTACGCGGAATTTTCGGGTGATTCGTCGAAGCCGGATCTGCCGGTGCTCTGGAGCCGGATGGCAGAACTCGCCGGGATCTGA
- the soxC gene encoding sulfite dehydrogenase has protein sequence MKRSALEYVAGGGLVGRRSFLLAGASFLAASSSDLIRASENPGDARIGAGFPEWMKTPGGEDVAYGQPVRHESHVQKKPREVVPETTGFTLWHTPIQSQRGAITPNGLHFGVHHNGIPDIDPARHELVIHGLVERPLKFSMDALARYPMVSRILFLECSGNTAANALSVFERDDSCQDLFGQVSGSEWVGVPLRLLLEEAGLKPSAKWAIAEGADGGSHARSIPVSKLLDDGMLAFYQNGERIRGAQGYPLRLLLPGWEGNTNVKWLHRLELADAPAHTKDESGLYTEFLASGEIARFSFHMDVKSVITHPSGKQVLPGPGFYEISGLAWSGHAKVSQVEVSADEGRTWAKATLQGPVLDKALTRFSIPWRWDGKPTVLLSRASDERGVRQPTRDDWKSRYANHSFNHYNAVQAWRIGEEGRVENVYA, from the coding sequence ATGAAGCGATCCGCGCTCGAGTACGTCGCCGGGGGAGGGCTGGTCGGTCGCAGGTCTTTTCTGCTCGCCGGTGCCTCTTTCCTGGCGGCGAGCTCCTCCGACCTCATCCGAGCGTCGGAAAACCCCGGCGACGCCCGCATCGGAGCGGGGTTTCCGGAGTGGATGAAGACACCGGGCGGCGAGGACGTTGCCTATGGCCAGCCCGTCCGTCACGAGAGTCACGTCCAGAAAAAGCCGCGTGAAGTCGTGCCCGAGACCACGGGCTTTACCCTCTGGCACACACCCATCCAGAGCCAGCGCGGAGCGATCACGCCCAATGGTCTGCATTTCGGCGTTCACCACAACGGCATCCCGGACATCGATCCCGCGCGCCACGAACTCGTGATTCACGGTCTGGTGGAACGACCCCTGAAGTTCTCGATGGACGCGCTGGCCCGCTACCCGATGGTGTCGCGCATTCTGTTTCTGGAATGCTCGGGCAATACGGCGGCCAACGCTCTTTCCGTTTTCGAGCGCGACGACTCCTGCCAGGATCTCTTCGGTCAGGTTTCCGGTTCCGAGTGGGTCGGGGTTCCGCTTCGACTTCTGCTCGAGGAAGCCGGCCTCAAACCCTCGGCAAAGTGGGCGATTGCGGAAGGAGCCGACGGCGGTTCGCACGCCCGGAGCATTCCCGTGTCCAAGCTCCTGGACGATGGGATGCTCGCCTTCTACCAGAACGGCGAACGCATCCGGGGCGCGCAGGGGTATCCGCTGCGTCTGCTGCTGCCCGGCTGGGAAGGCAATACCAATGTGAAGTGGTTGCACCGGCTCGAACTCGCGGACGCCCCCGCCCACACCAAGGACGAGTCGGGGTTGTATACCGAGTTTCTCGCGAGTGGAGAGATTGCGCGTTTCTCCTTCCACATGGACGTGAAATCCGTCATCACCCATCCGTCCGGCAAACAGGTGTTGCCCGGGCCGGGTTTCTACGAGATCTCGGGACTCGCGTGGTCGGGGCACGCAAAGGTGAGCCAGGTGGAAGTCTCGGCAGATGAAGGGCGAACCTGGGCGAAGGCCACATTGCAGGGGCCGGTACTCGACAAAGCGTTGACGCGCTTCTCGATCCCCTGGCGCTGGGACGGCAAGCCAACGGTCTTGTTGAGCCGGGCCAGCGACGAACGGGGCGTGCGCCAGCCCACCCGGGACGATTGGAAGTCGCGGTACGCCAATCACTCCTTCAACCACTACAACGCGGTCCAAGCCTGGCGGATCGGAGAGGAAGGACGGGTCGAGAATGTCTACGCGTAA
- the arsB gene encoding ACR3 family arsenite efflux transporter, producing the protein MGIFERYLTLWVAAAIAGGIALGALFPGAFALLAGLEIARVNLVVAVLIWVMIYPMMVNVDLASLRHIGDRPKGLAVTIVVNWLIKPFTMAGLGLLFFGVFFRSWIDPADAREYIAGMILLGAAPCTAMVFVWSQLTRGDATYTLVQVSVNDLIMVFAFAPLVAFLLGVAEVIVPWSTLLLSVVLYVVVPLVAGYVTRKILTTADQNGSSANTERIDVFSAKLKPYTIAGLLATVVLLFAFQGPRILAQPLLIALIAAPLIIQSYGIFLIAYGWAWAWGLPFSIAAPAALIGTSNFFELAVAVAISLFGLESGAALTTVVGVLVEVPVMLSLVALANRTQRHFAGDPTGASAESGI; encoded by the coding sequence ATGGGAATCTTCGAGCGTTACCTGACGCTCTGGGTAGCGGCGGCCATCGCGGGCGGAATCGCACTCGGCGCACTGTTTCCCGGTGCGTTCGCCCTGCTGGCCGGCCTCGAGATCGCCCGGGTCAATCTGGTCGTGGCCGTACTGATCTGGGTGATGATCTATCCGATGATGGTCAACGTCGATCTGGCATCGCTGCGCCACATCGGCGATCGCCCGAAGGGTCTGGCCGTCACGATCGTCGTGAACTGGCTGATCAAGCCGTTCACGATGGCCGGCCTGGGCCTGCTGTTTTTCGGCGTGTTCTTCCGCTCTTGGATCGATCCGGCCGACGCCCGGGAGTACATCGCCGGAATGATCCTGCTCGGCGCCGCACCCTGTACCGCGATGGTCTTCGTCTGGAGCCAACTCACGCGGGGAGACGCGACCTACACACTCGTGCAGGTTTCCGTGAACGATCTGATCATGGTCTTCGCCTTCGCTCCCCTGGTCGCTTTCCTGCTCGGCGTCGCAGAGGTGATCGTTCCGTGGTCGACGTTGCTTCTGTCCGTCGTGCTCTACGTGGTGGTGCCGCTGGTCGCGGGATACGTCACGCGCAAGATCCTGACCACGGCCGACCAGAACGGAAGCAGCGCGAACACAGAGCGCATTGACGTGTTCAGCGCGAAGCTCAAGCCCTACACGATCGCAGGCCTGCTGGCGACCGTGGTTCTGCTGTTCGCGTTCCAGGGGCCGCGCATCCTGGCACAACCGCTGCTGATCGCGTTGATCGCGGCCCCCCTGATTATTCAGAGCTACGGAATCTTCCTGATCGCGTACGGCTGGGCCTGGGCCTGGGGCCTGCCCTTCTCGATTGCCGCACCCGCTGCGCTGATCGGCACTTCTAACTTCTTCGAACTGGCCGTGGCCGTCGCCATCAGCCTCTTCGGCCTGGAAAGCGGCGCTGCATTGACCACCGTGGTGGGCGTGCTCGTCGAAGTCCCGGTCATGCTCTCACTCGTGGCACTGGCCAACCGAACCCAGAGGCACTTCGCCGGCGACCCCACCGGGGCTTCTGCGGAATCGGGGATCTAG